A portion of the Desmodus rotundus isolate HL8 chromosome 8, HLdesRot8A.1, whole genome shotgun sequence genome contains these proteins:
- the CDV3 gene encoding protein CDV3 homolog isoform X3 codes for MAETEERSLDNFFAKRDKKKKKERSNRAASAASAAGAAGGSSVAAGAAGSGAGAGARPADGGTAGAAGLGAATKAVTKDEDEWKEFEQKEVDYSGLRVQAMQISEKEEDDSEKREDPGDNWEEGGGGGGGVEKSSGPWNKTAPVQAAPAPVTVTETPEPAMTSGVYRPPGARLTTTRKAPQGPPEIYSDTQFPSLQSTAKHVESRNRHLK; via the exons ATGGCCGAGACGGAGGAGCGGAGCCTGGACAACTTCTTCGCCAAGagggacaagaagaagaagaaggagcgAAGCAACCGGGCAGCGAGCGCTGCGAGCGCTGCGGGTGCGGCCGGCGGGAGTAGCGTAGCCGCGGGCGCGGCGGGCAGTGGGGCGGGCGCGGGAGCTCGGCCGGCCGACGGCGGGACCGCAGGAGCCGCGGGCCTTGGTGCCGCCACCAAGGCCGTGACGAAG GATGAAGATGAGTGGAAAGAATTTGAGCAAAAAGAGGTTGATTACAGCGGCCTTAGAGTTCAGGCGATGCAAATAAG TGAAAAGGAAGAAGACGATAGtgaaaagagagaagatccaGGCGATAACTGGGAAGAAGGTggaggtggcggtggtggtgtAGAAAAATCTTCAGGCCCCTGGAATAAAACAGCTCCGGTACAAGCAGCTCCCGCTCCAGTAACTG TTACAGAAACCCCCGAACCGGCAATGACTAGTGGTGTGTATCGGCCTCCCGGAGCCAGGTTAACCACAACAAGGAAAGCACCCCAAGGACCACCGGAAATATACAGTGACACACAGTTCCCGTCCCTGCAGTCCACCGCCAAGCACGTGGAGAGCCGGAA CAGGCACTTAAAATGA
- the CDV3 gene encoding protein CDV3 homolog isoform X5 produces the protein MAETEERSLDNFFAKRDKKKKKERSNRAASAASAAGAAGGSSVAAGAAGSGAGAGARPADGGTAGAAGLGAATKAVTKDEDEWKEFEQKEVDYSGLRVQAMQISEKEEDDSEKREDPGDNWEEGGGGGGGVEKSSGPWNKTAPVQAAPAPVTVTETPEPAMTSGVYRPPGARLTTTRKAPQGPPEIYSDTQFPSLQSTAKHVESRKY, from the exons ATGGCCGAGACGGAGGAGCGGAGCCTGGACAACTTCTTCGCCAAGagggacaagaagaagaagaaggagcgAAGCAACCGGGCAGCGAGCGCTGCGAGCGCTGCGGGTGCGGCCGGCGGGAGTAGCGTAGCCGCGGGCGCGGCGGGCAGTGGGGCGGGCGCGGGAGCTCGGCCGGCCGACGGCGGGACCGCAGGAGCCGCGGGCCTTGGTGCCGCCACCAAGGCCGTGACGAAG GATGAAGATGAGTGGAAAGAATTTGAGCAAAAAGAGGTTGATTACAGCGGCCTTAGAGTTCAGGCGATGCAAATAAG TGAAAAGGAAGAAGACGATAGtgaaaagagagaagatccaGGCGATAACTGGGAAGAAGGTggaggtggcggtggtggtgtAGAAAAATCTTCAGGCCCCTGGAATAAAACAGCTCCGGTACAAGCAGCTCCCGCTCCAGTAACTG TTACAGAAACCCCCGAACCGGCAATGACTAGTGGTGTGTATCGGCCTCCCGGAGCCAGGTTAACCACAACAAGGAAAGCACCCCAAGGACCACCGGAAATATACAGTGACACACAGTTCCCGTCCCTGCAGTCCACCGCCAAGCACGTGGAGAGCCGGAA ATACTGA
- the CDV3 gene encoding protein CDV3 homolog isoform X2 has protein sequence MAETEERSLDNFFAKRDKKKKKERSNRAASAASAAGAAGGSSVAAGAAGSGAGAGARPADGGTAGAAGLGAATKAVTKDEDEWKEFEQKEVDYSGLRVQAMQISEKEEDDSEKREDPGDNWEEGGGGGGGVEKSSGPWNKTAPVQAAPAPVTETPEPAMTSGVYRPPGARLTTTRKAPQGPPEIYSDTQFPSLQSTAKHVESRKDKEMEKSFEVVKHKTRGRDEVAKNQALKLQLDNQYAVLETQKSSHTQHS, from the exons ATGGCCGAGACGGAGGAGCGGAGCCTGGACAACTTCTTCGCCAAGagggacaagaagaagaagaaggagcgAAGCAACCGGGCAGCGAGCGCTGCGAGCGCTGCGGGTGCGGCCGGCGGGAGTAGCGTAGCCGCGGGCGCGGCGGGCAGTGGGGCGGGCGCGGGAGCTCGGCCGGCCGACGGCGGGACCGCAGGAGCCGCGGGCCTTGGTGCCGCCACCAAGGCCGTGACGAAG GATGAAGATGAGTGGAAAGAATTTGAGCAAAAAGAGGTTGATTACAGCGGCCTTAGAGTTCAGGCGATGCAAATAAG TGAAAAGGAAGAAGACGATAGtgaaaagagagaagatccaGGCGATAACTGGGAAGAAGGTggaggtggcggtggtggtgtAGAAAAATCTTCAGGCCCCTGGAATAAAACAGCTCCGGTACAAGCAGCTCCCGCTCCAGTAACTG AAACCCCCGAACCGGCAATGACTAGTGGTGTGTATCGGCCTCCCGGAGCCAGGTTAACCACAACAAGGAAAGCACCCCAAGGACCACCGGAAATATACAGTGACACACAGTTCCCGTCCCTGCAGTCCACCGCCAAGCACGTGGAGAGCCGGAA ggataaagaaatggagaagagcTTTGAAGTagtaaaacacaaaactagaGGTAGGGATGAGGTTGCAAAAAACCAGGCCCTTAAACTTCAGCTAGACAACCAGTATGCTGTGCTTGAAACTCAGAAAAGCAGCCACACACAACACAGTTAA
- the CDV3 gene encoding protein CDV3 homolog isoform X1, protein MAETEERSLDNFFAKRDKKKKKERSNRAASAASAAGAAGGSSVAAGAAGSGAGAGARPADGGTAGAAGLGAATKAVTKDEDEWKEFEQKEVDYSGLRVQAMQISEKEEDDSEKREDPGDNWEEGGGGGGGVEKSSGPWNKTAPVQAAPAPVTVTETPEPAMTSGVYRPPGARLTTTRKAPQGPPEIYSDTQFPSLQSTAKHVESRKDKEMEKSFEVVKHKTRGRDEVAKNQALKLQLDNQYAVLETQKSSHTQHS, encoded by the exons ATGGCCGAGACGGAGGAGCGGAGCCTGGACAACTTCTTCGCCAAGagggacaagaagaagaagaaggagcgAAGCAACCGGGCAGCGAGCGCTGCGAGCGCTGCGGGTGCGGCCGGCGGGAGTAGCGTAGCCGCGGGCGCGGCGGGCAGTGGGGCGGGCGCGGGAGCTCGGCCGGCCGACGGCGGGACCGCAGGAGCCGCGGGCCTTGGTGCCGCCACCAAGGCCGTGACGAAG GATGAAGATGAGTGGAAAGAATTTGAGCAAAAAGAGGTTGATTACAGCGGCCTTAGAGTTCAGGCGATGCAAATAAG TGAAAAGGAAGAAGACGATAGtgaaaagagagaagatccaGGCGATAACTGGGAAGAAGGTggaggtggcggtggtggtgtAGAAAAATCTTCAGGCCCCTGGAATAAAACAGCTCCGGTACAAGCAGCTCCCGCTCCAGTAACTG TTACAGAAACCCCCGAACCGGCAATGACTAGTGGTGTGTATCGGCCTCCCGGAGCCAGGTTAACCACAACAAGGAAAGCACCCCAAGGACCACCGGAAATATACAGTGACACACAGTTCCCGTCCCTGCAGTCCACCGCCAAGCACGTGGAGAGCCGGAA ggataaagaaatggagaagagcTTTGAAGTagtaaaacacaaaactagaGGTAGGGATGAGGTTGCAAAAAACCAGGCCCTTAAACTTCAGCTAGACAACCAGTATGCTGTGCTTGAAACTCAGAAAAGCAGCCACACACAACACAGTTAA
- the CDV3 gene encoding protein CDV3 homolog isoform X6: protein MAETEERSLDNFFAKRDKKKKKERSNRAASAASAAGAAGGSSVAAGAAGSGAGAGARPADGGTAGAAGLGAATKAVTKDEDEWKEFEQKEVDYSGLRVQAMQISEKEEDDSEKREDPGDNWEEGGGGGGGVEKSSGPWNKTAPVQAAPAPVTVTETPEPAMTSGVYRPPGARLTTTRKAPQGPPEIYSDTQFPSLQSTAKHVESRK from the exons ATGGCCGAGACGGAGGAGCGGAGCCTGGACAACTTCTTCGCCAAGagggacaagaagaagaagaaggagcgAAGCAACCGGGCAGCGAGCGCTGCGAGCGCTGCGGGTGCGGCCGGCGGGAGTAGCGTAGCCGCGGGCGCGGCGGGCAGTGGGGCGGGCGCGGGAGCTCGGCCGGCCGACGGCGGGACCGCAGGAGCCGCGGGCCTTGGTGCCGCCACCAAGGCCGTGACGAAG GATGAAGATGAGTGGAAAGAATTTGAGCAAAAAGAGGTTGATTACAGCGGCCTTAGAGTTCAGGCGATGCAAATAAG TGAAAAGGAAGAAGACGATAGtgaaaagagagaagatccaGGCGATAACTGGGAAGAAGGTggaggtggcggtggtggtgtAGAAAAATCTTCAGGCCCCTGGAATAAAACAGCTCCGGTACAAGCAGCTCCCGCTCCAGTAACTG TTACAGAAACCCCCGAACCGGCAATGACTAGTGGTGTGTATCGGCCTCCCGGAGCCAGGTTAACCACAACAAGGAAAGCACCCCAAGGACCACCGGAAATATACAGTGACACACAGTTCCCGTCCCTGCAGTCCACCGCCAAGCACGTGGAGAGCCGGAA GTAA
- the CDV3 gene encoding protein CDV3 homolog isoform X4 translates to MAETEERSLDNFFAKRDKKKKKERSNRAASAASAAGAAGGSSVAAGAAGSGAGAGARPADGGTAGAAGLGAATKAVTKDEDEWKEFEQKEVDYSGLRVQAMQISEKEEDDSEKREDPGDNWEEGGGGGGGVEKSSGPWNKTAPVQAAPAPVTVTETPEPAMTSGVYRPPGARLTTTRKAPQGPPEIYSDTQFPSLQSTAKHVESRKHLK, encoded by the exons ATGGCCGAGACGGAGGAGCGGAGCCTGGACAACTTCTTCGCCAAGagggacaagaagaagaagaaggagcgAAGCAACCGGGCAGCGAGCGCTGCGAGCGCTGCGGGTGCGGCCGGCGGGAGTAGCGTAGCCGCGGGCGCGGCGGGCAGTGGGGCGGGCGCGGGAGCTCGGCCGGCCGACGGCGGGACCGCAGGAGCCGCGGGCCTTGGTGCCGCCACCAAGGCCGTGACGAAG GATGAAGATGAGTGGAAAGAATTTGAGCAAAAAGAGGTTGATTACAGCGGCCTTAGAGTTCAGGCGATGCAAATAAG TGAAAAGGAAGAAGACGATAGtgaaaagagagaagatccaGGCGATAACTGGGAAGAAGGTggaggtggcggtggtggtgtAGAAAAATCTTCAGGCCCCTGGAATAAAACAGCTCCGGTACAAGCAGCTCCCGCTCCAGTAACTG TTACAGAAACCCCCGAACCGGCAATGACTAGTGGTGTGTATCGGCCTCCCGGAGCCAGGTTAACCACAACAAGGAAAGCACCCCAAGGACCACCGGAAATATACAGTGACACACAGTTCCCGTCCCTGCAGTCCACCGCCAAGCACGTGGAGAGCCGGAA GCACTTAAAATGA